A window of Sphingobacterium sp. SRCM116780 contains these coding sequences:
- a CDS encoding M60 family metallopeptidase — protein sequence MIMKFMPLLVLTCAITTLKGQSAQDYANVYKDLQVFETPLAEKLRKGIKKSDLAKIQNPQIKEVALSILQNKYDNHYRLANYSALLNPDALGGQLMIGDGYSKYENMTGIYLPIGRHIVSVDHIDGDKTIKLVIPNWNRHAPEGTDPTKDPKGWGIIKQEFKLRNGVNIIDVKDFDGLAYIDYFSDEPTKETPISVHFIGSQVNGYFDIRKNNDQDWNNLVDHAVYPIVDAKGKHIQIAYPAADIKKYAYGKGVELISNYDSLISRQHRIMGLIKYNKVPDNKILARVNYNYYMFRDGDGVAYMGTNPGNAMPLVVDPARVIKGDPCWGFSHEVGHVHQLRPYFNWGGLGEVSNNIFSLYVTTSYGNKSRASELGSYKKSRESIINGKISYLQDADVFNRLVPFWQLQLYFTSKGNNPSFYPDLFEKLRTQESEQRNTRGEWAESRGSNPAVYQLNFIKTACEVSKTDLTDFFNLYGFFYVGKFTYDDYGKYDYEMTQEMVNTCKQEIEKMKFPKPKIDISTLED from the coding sequence ATGATAATGAAGTTTATGCCTTTGTTAGTGCTCACATGTGCAATAACCACTTTAAAGGGTCAGTCTGCTCAAGATTATGCTAATGTTTATAAAGATTTACAAGTTTTTGAAACACCATTAGCGGAAAAACTAAGAAAGGGGATTAAAAAATCCGATTTAGCTAAAATTCAAAATCCACAGATTAAAGAAGTGGCGTTGTCTATCTTGCAAAATAAATACGATAATCATTATCGATTAGCAAATTATAGCGCTTTATTAAATCCAGATGCTTTAGGTGGCCAATTAATGATTGGTGATGGATACAGTAAATACGAAAATATGACGGGTATATACCTTCCTATCGGTCGTCACATTGTATCTGTAGATCACATTGATGGTGATAAGACTATTAAACTGGTTATTCCAAATTGGAACAGACATGCTCCAGAAGGAACGGATCCAACAAAAGATCCTAAAGGCTGGGGTATTATCAAGCAAGAATTCAAATTGCGAAACGGTGTAAATATCATTGATGTAAAAGACTTTGACGGATTAGCTTATATCGATTATTTTTCTGATGAACCAACCAAAGAGACTCCAATATCGGTTCATTTTATCGGAAGCCAAGTAAATGGTTATTTTGATATTCGTAAAAATAATGATCAAGATTGGAATAATTTGGTTGATCATGCTGTTTATCCCATCGTAGATGCAAAGGGTAAGCATATTCAGATTGCCTATCCTGCCGCTGACATTAAAAAATATGCTTATGGAAAAGGAGTTGAGTTGATTAGCAACTATGACTCTCTTATTTCCAGACAACATCGTATTATGGGACTTATTAAATATAATAAAGTACCTGATAATAAAATTCTTGCTCGTGTCAATTATAATTATTATATGTTTCGTGATGGAGATGGCGTTGCTTATATGGGAACAAATCCAGGTAATGCTATGCCACTTGTCGTTGACCCAGCTCGTGTTATAAAAGGTGATCCTTGTTGGGGGTTCTCACACGAAGTTGGACATGTACATCAACTGAGACCTTACTTCAACTGGGGTGGTTTAGGGGAAGTAAGTAACAATATATTTTCCTTGTATGTCACCACTTCTTATGGAAATAAAAGTCGAGCTTCAGAACTAGGGAGTTACAAAAAATCCAGAGAAAGCATCATAAATGGTAAGATAAGTTATTTACAAGACGCCGATGTATTTAATCGTTTAGTTCCATTTTGGCAATTGCAACTGTACTTTACCTCGAAGGGAAACAATCCTTCATTTTATCCTGACCTATTCGAGAAATTGCGTACTCAAGAATCTGAACAAAGAAATACACGAGGAGAATGGGCTGAGTCGCGTGGAAGTAACCCTGCTGTTTATCAGTTAAACTTTATCAAAACAGCTTGTGAAGTATCCAAAACTGATCTAACTGATTTTTTTAATCTTTATGGTTTCTTTTATGTAGGAAAGTTTACCTATGACGATTATGGAAAATACGATTACGAGATGACTCAGGAAATGGTCAATACTTGCAAACAGGAAATAGAAAAAATGAAATTTCCTAAACCAAAGATAGATATATCAACATTGGAAGATTAA
- a CDS encoding SCO family protein, with protein MIKLFTLRSSLSLAVATCSLASCQSNAPKLPIYGQREPVEKTVDGKTITDTIYHTIPAFKFLNQDSTYITEKNYENKVYIANFFFTHCPSICPTMNRNLLKIYEAYKNNDEVYFLSHSIDFKYDQPSVLKEYANKLGVSNNHWNFVTGSKADVYGIANQYLVYTAEDKNAPGGYDHQGYLVLVDKQKRIRGAYDGTNDEQVAQLQKDLAILLEEK; from the coding sequence ATGATAAAATTATTTACGCTTCGTTCTTCGTTATCTTTGGCTGTTGCTACCTGTAGCTTAGCAAGTTGTCAATCAAATGCACCCAAGCTTCCTATTTATGGTCAACGAGAACCTGTCGAGAAAACTGTCGATGGAAAAACAATTACAGATACTATATACCATACCATCCCTGCTTTTAAGTTTTTAAACCAAGATAGCACCTACATTACGGAAAAGAATTATGAGAATAAAGTCTACATTGCGAACTTCTTTTTCACACATTGTCCGAGTATTTGTCCTACCATGAATAGAAACTTATTGAAGATTTATGAAGCATACAAAAACAATGATGAAGTATACTTCCTATCGCATAGTATTGATTTTAAATATGATCAACCTTCAGTATTAAAAGAATATGCTAATAAATTAGGTGTTAGTAATAATCACTGGAATTTTGTAACTGGATCCAAAGCGGATGTTTATGGCATAGCAAATCAATACTTAGTCTATACTGCTGAAGATAAAAATGCTCCAGGAGGATACGATCATCAAGGATACTTGGTTTTAGTTGATAAACAAAAACGAATTCGTGGGGCATATGATGGAACAAATGATGAACAAGTTGCCCAACTACAAAAAGATCTAGCCATATTATTAGAAGAAAAATAG
- a CDS encoding c-type cytochrome, with translation MAKLYILGILISVYFLSTIIGCQSGTNIKTAQYAVNGQKIYVSHCKNCHGAKGEGLGLLYPPLTDINFLTNNRNRLSCIVKNGLEEEIVVSGKTFKNNMPSNAALTAIDIAYVLTYITTNFGKHDKIFSLEEVQRDLKSCK, from the coding sequence ATGGCTAAATTATATATTTTAGGAATTCTCATTTCTGTTTATTTTTTGAGCACCATAATTGGTTGTCAGTCTGGTACTAATATCAAAACAGCTCAATACGCGGTTAATGGACAAAAAATATATGTTAGCCATTGCAAAAACTGTCATGGTGCTAAAGGAGAAGGATTAGGTCTTCTATACCCTCCTTTGACTGATATTAATTTTCTTACAAACAATAGAAATCGGTTGTCATGTATTGTCAAAAATGGTTTAGAAGAAGAAATAGTTGTTTCAGGAAAAACATTCAAGAACAATATGCCGTCAAATGCAGCATTGACAGCTATAGATATCGCTTATGTATTAACTTACATAACAACTAATTTCGGAAAACATGATAAAATATTTAGTCTAGAGGAAGTACAAAGAGATTTAAAAAGTTGTAAATAG
- a CDS encoding TolC family protein has product MKFRQIASSFAAMITILNVSYAQQKGNEVLPAKASLQQLIDYALNNRISLKQAIIDEEIGEKDIDIALSGWLPQIGATGSYNYNVKIPTSFIGGNNIALGQKNSSALVLQADQQILNPSLMQASKAAALVRESNKQNTESQKINTVVEVSKAYFDILTSEEQIKIVRENITRLQKQYNDAKVRYEVGMVDKTDFKRAQIALSNAHADEKRTIELQRYKYDYLKNILAVDQKANITLSFENASMENEILIDTTSTANMTNRIEFQQLQNSKKMQELETQYYKWTYLPNISAFYNYAFNYRNNTFKDLYSDNFPSSVAGLSVSIPIFQGFKRKNQIYQSKLRESKIDLSMANLNNQINTEYSLAKASYNANLIDWKTSKENVDLSKEVYDTIKLQYDEGIKTYLDLMTAETDLKTSQLNYLNALYALLSSKLDVQKALGTVNTK; this is encoded by the coding sequence ATGAAGTTTAGACAAATAGCCTCTTCTTTTGCAGCCATGATTACAATCTTGAATGTGAGTTATGCGCAGCAAAAAGGCAATGAGGTACTACCCGCTAAAGCAAGTTTACAACAACTCATTGACTATGCACTTAACAATAGAATTAGCCTTAAACAAGCTATAATTGATGAAGAAATTGGTGAAAAAGATATTGATATAGCCTTATCAGGATGGTTACCTCAAATAGGTGCAACAGGCTCTTATAATTATAATGTTAAGATTCCCACATCATTTATAGGAGGAAATAATATTGCTTTAGGACAGAAAAATTCAAGTGCGTTAGTTCTTCAAGCAGATCAACAAATCTTGAATCCAAGCTTGATGCAAGCTTCAAAAGCAGCTGCCCTCGTTCGTGAATCGAATAAACAGAACACGGAAAGTCAAAAAATTAATACGGTTGTAGAAGTAAGTAAAGCATATTTTGATATTCTAACAAGTGAAGAACAAATCAAAATTGTCCGTGAAAATATAACCAGACTTCAGAAGCAATATAATGATGCAAAAGTGCGATACGAAGTTGGGATGGTTGACAAAACAGATTTCAAGAGAGCCCAAATTGCTTTAAGTAATGCCCATGCAGATGAGAAAAGAACTATAGAACTGCAACGGTATAAATATGATTATCTAAAAAACATCTTAGCAGTAGATCAGAAAGCTAACATTACCCTATCTTTTGAAAATGCAAGTATGGAAAATGAGATCTTAATTGATACCACTTCTACTGCGAATATGACAAACAGAATTGAATTTCAACAATTGCAAAATTCTAAGAAGATGCAAGAACTAGAAACTCAATATTATAAATGGACTTATCTACCCAATATAAGTGCTTTCTATAATTATGCTTTTAATTATAGAAATAATACGTTTAAAGATTTATATAGCGATAACTTTCCAAGCTCAGTAGCTGGGTTATCTGTTTCTATTCCAATTTTTCAAGGATTCAAAAGAAAAAACCAAATCTATCAGTCAAAACTTCGTGAAAGTAAAATTGATTTGAGCATGGCAAACTTGAATAATCAAATCAACACAGAATATTCACTTGCCAAAGCATCTTACAATGCAAATCTAATTGATTGGAAGACTTCAAAAGAGAATGTTGATCTGTCCAAAGAAGTATATGATACCATTAAGTTGCAATATGATGAAGGTATTAAAACGTATTTAGACTTAATGACAGCTGAGACTGATTTAAAAACAAGTCAATTAAATTACTTAAATGCACTTTATGCACTTCTTTCGAGCAAGTTAGATGTTCAAAAAGCTTTAGGTACTGTAAATACAAAATAA
- a CDS encoding TetR/AcrR family transcriptional regulator yields MNVQYTQNNPKVISIFETTLRLIKDHGFHGTAMSKIAQEADVAIGTIYHYFPSKDDLIVHLFQYCGDKLNKAIFGTLDDELTYKETFFHIWKGFVRFYRENEEMFSYFEQFYSSPYYKVNASEINETISGQSNILKFLKEGINKKELKNLNVEALACIFFGSAVSAIKGVKYNKLKSIDSIEDVITIIWDGVKNK; encoded by the coding sequence ATGAACGTTCAATACACACAAAATAACCCCAAAGTAATTTCCATTTTCGAAACGACTTTACGTCTTATAAAAGATCATGGATTTCACGGTACAGCTATGAGCAAAATTGCTCAAGAAGCTGATGTAGCAATAGGTACGATATACCATTATTTTCCATCTAAAGATGATCTGATTGTCCATCTGTTTCAGTATTGTGGAGATAAATTAAACAAAGCAATTTTTGGAACGCTAGATGATGAGTTAACTTACAAAGAAACGTTTTTTCATATCTGGAAAGGATTTGTACGGTTTTACAGAGAAAATGAAGAGATGTTCAGTTATTTTGAACAGTTTTATTCTTCTCCGTATTACAAGGTGAATGCTTCCGAAATAAACGAAACGATTAGTGGCCAGAGTAATATTCTCAAATTTTTAAAAGAAGGTATCAATAAAAAAGAATTGAAGAATTTAAATGTGGAGGCTCTGGCTTGCATATTTTTTGGCTCTGCCGTTTCAGCCATTAAAGGTGTTAAATACAATAAATTAAAATCAATTGATAGTATTGAAGACGTCATTACGATCATTTGGGATGGAGTTAAAAATAAATAA
- a CDS encoding DUF4442 domain-containing protein, giving the protein MLYTPKSLKWLLRFYPPFLFQRIWVQKIHPDFQKADVKIIKSLLNRNTNNSIFGGTIFAAVDPFYAILIDQRLQSHGFTKTVAWLKSASIEYKKPGLSSLKFSIKITDEDFQECMNTLKDRGRLIKTFSIEIVNEFNEICAIAKNEIYIRDLNFTYVRV; this is encoded by the coding sequence ATGTTGTATACCCCCAAATCCCTTAAATGGCTATTGAGATTTTACCCTCCATTTTTGTTCCAACGTATTTGGGTTCAAAAAATTCATCCTGATTTTCAAAAAGCAGACGTCAAGATTATTAAAAGTCTTCTCAATAGAAATACAAACAATAGTATTTTTGGTGGAACTATATTTGCAGCCGTTGACCCTTTCTATGCCATTCTTATTGATCAAAGATTGCAGTCGCATGGATTTACGAAAACCGTAGCTTGGTTAAAATCCGCTTCTATCGAATATAAAAAACCGGGCTTATCAAGTCTTAAATTCTCCATTAAAATAACTGACGAGGATTTTCAGGAATGTATGAACACACTCAAAGATAGAGGAAGACTGATCAAAACTTTTTCCATTGAAATCGTGAATGAGTTCAATGAAATATGTGCAATCGCGAAAAACGAAATCTATATTCGTGACCTGAATTTTACATATGTAAGGGTATAG
- a CDS encoding efflux RND transporter permease subunit — translation MISEVFIKRPVTAIVISLLIMIIGGIAIVSLPISQYPSVAPPTVSVTANYTGADAQTVEQTVTTPIESQINGTPGMLYMSSNSTSNGQSQITVTFEVGTDIDIATLDVQNRVGIAEPALPEAVRRLGVTTRKANTDILMLVSLVSPKGTRDAKFLDNYVNLYIKDALLRVQGVGDVTAFGQPFSMRVWLDANKLTNLNLTPADVSAAISEQNLRIPGGSVGATPQKSDQVFEYPVITDSDLSSVQDFEEIIVKSNTDGSIVLLKDVAKVELGQFSYATGTSVNGMISTGMLIAQTPGGNAVQTAEGIYASLEKLKKSFPEDVDYIVGYETISVVNASIESVVHTLIEALILVTLVVFFFLQSWRATLIPVLAIPVSIVGTFIFFLLFGFSINNLTLLAFVLAIGIVVDDAIVVVEAVQHYIDHYKMSAVEATRRAMKDITAPVIAIALILAAVFVPVGFIPGMVGQLYQQFSITIAVSVMLSAFIALSLTPALCSILLKPTAVHAEAKGLNKFFHKFNIWFEKVTNKYSNGVKQCIKKAPLVLIILLCIFIGTGYMFSAKPTGFIPGEDNGMFFAGVTLPEGSSSTRTNEILKEIEKDLRADYPEIKHITAISGINILNRAFQSNAATVFVSLKPWGERARTAAQITGGIMGKYATYNKARVLAVTPPAIPGLGTSGGFSLMIQDQQTVDIKVFESVVGKFLAAANQRPEIGMAYTLFNSKTPNYKLSVNREQAKKMGVPISTIYATVSAYLGSSYVNDFSRYGRNFRVVTQADQNYRMNIEDINKLYVNNTRGESVPLSALVTWNLVQNPAIINHYNIFRSIEVSGSAAPGFSSGDAIKALQEVAAETLPNGYSYDFSGLALQETKSGNMTVMIFGLCILFVFLLLAALYESWSVPFSILLSVPLGVFGAILTLTLIPTLDNNIYAQIGLVAIIGLAAKNAILIVEFAKERVDIGMNLYEATLDAVKLRLRPIIMTSFAFILGIIPLMLSKGAGAISRQTIGWTVFGGMTAATILAIFIVPVLFVVITRLAYGKKKLAELEASFDEEKAKNLSAH, via the coding sequence ATGATTTCAGAAGTTTTTATAAAAAGGCCAGTCACAGCCATTGTTATTTCCCTATTGATTATGATCATAGGTGGAATCGCAATTGTGTCTTTGCCCATTAGTCAATACCCATCTGTAGCTCCTCCAACAGTTTCTGTAACAGCAAATTATACCGGTGCTGATGCTCAAACTGTTGAGCAAACAGTAACAACCCCTATTGAGAGTCAAATTAATGGTACTCCAGGCATGCTTTATATGTCTTCAAATAGTACATCCAATGGACAGTCGCAGATTACAGTTACCTTTGAAGTGGGTACTGATATTGATATTGCAACATTAGATGTTCAAAATCGCGTAGGTATTGCTGAGCCAGCCTTACCTGAGGCTGTTAGAAGATTAGGGGTAACGACGCGTAAAGCCAATACTGATATTCTAATGTTAGTATCATTAGTGTCACCAAAAGGCACACGTGATGCTAAATTTCTAGATAACTATGTCAACTTATACATTAAAGATGCCCTTTTAAGGGTTCAAGGAGTTGGTGATGTTACCGCATTTGGTCAACCCTTCTCTATGCGGGTTTGGTTAGATGCAAATAAATTAACAAACTTAAATTTAACACCTGCGGATGTATCTGCTGCTATCTCGGAACAGAACTTAAGAATCCCAGGAGGATCTGTAGGAGCCACTCCGCAAAAGTCTGATCAAGTATTTGAATATCCTGTTATCACAGATTCAGATTTATCATCTGTACAAGACTTTGAAGAAATCATTGTTAAATCGAATACAGATGGATCTATTGTTTTGTTAAAAGACGTCGCCAAAGTAGAATTGGGTCAATTCAGTTATGCAACAGGTACTAGCGTGAATGGTATGATCTCTACGGGTATGTTAATTGCACAAACTCCTGGAGGTAATGCTGTACAAACGGCGGAAGGTATATACGCATCTTTAGAAAAGTTAAAAAAATCTTTCCCTGAAGATGTGGATTACATTGTCGGTTATGAAACAATTTCTGTCGTAAATGCTTCTATTGAATCGGTTGTTCATACCTTAATTGAGGCCTTAATATTAGTTACATTAGTTGTATTCTTTTTCTTACAATCTTGGAGAGCTACATTAATCCCAGTATTAGCAATCCCAGTATCCATTGTTGGTACCTTTATTTTCTTTTTATTGTTTGGTTTCTCCATCAATAATTTGACTTTATTAGCGTTCGTACTTGCTATTGGTATTGTGGTCGATGACGCAATTGTCGTCGTAGAGGCTGTGCAGCATTATATCGATCATTATAAAATGTCGGCTGTAGAAGCCACGCGTAGGGCAATGAAGGATATTACAGCACCAGTTATTGCGATCGCTTTAATCTTGGCAGCGGTATTCGTTCCCGTAGGTTTTATTCCAGGTATGGTTGGTCAATTGTATCAACAGTTCTCGATTACAATTGCAGTTTCCGTTATGTTATCGGCATTTATCGCCTTGTCATTAACCCCTGCTTTATGTTCGATTTTGTTAAAACCAACAGCAGTACATGCTGAAGCAAAAGGTCTGAATAAATTCTTTCACAAGTTCAACATATGGTTCGAAAAAGTAACCAATAAATATTCTAATGGCGTAAAACAATGTATAAAAAAAGCACCATTAGTTTTAATTATTTTACTGTGTATCTTCATCGGTACAGGATATATGTTTAGTGCTAAACCTACAGGATTTATCCCAGGAGAAGATAACGGAATGTTCTTTGCTGGTGTTACCTTACCAGAAGGATCATCAAGTACACGTACCAACGAGATTCTTAAGGAGATTGAAAAAGATTTAAGAGCAGATTATCCTGAGATAAAACATATTACAGCTATTTCAGGTATTAATATTTTAAATCGTGCTTTCCAATCCAATGCGGCTACCGTTTTCGTTTCATTAAAACCTTGGGGTGAAAGAGCGCGTACCGCAGCTCAAATTACAGGAGGTATCATGGGTAAGTATGCGACTTATAATAAAGCGCGTGTACTCGCTGTTACGCCTCCTGCCATTCCAGGTTTGGGTACTTCTGGAGGTTTCAGTTTAATGATTCAAGATCAACAAACAGTTGACATTAAAGTTTTTGAAAGTGTTGTTGGTAAGTTTTTAGCAGCTGCTAATCAACGTCCTGAAATTGGAATGGCTTATACCCTATTCAATTCCAAAACACCAAATTATAAGTTATCGGTCAATAGAGAGCAGGCTAAAAAAATGGGTGTTCCCATTTCAACGATTTATGCTACTGTATCCGCATACCTCGGATCATCCTATGTCAATGACTTTAGTCGATATGGGCGTAATTTCCGTGTGGTGACACAAGCTGATCAAAATTATAGGATGAATATTGAAGACATTAATAAATTATATGTTAATAATACAAGAGGAGAATCTGTTCCATTGAGTGCATTGGTCACTTGGAATTTGGTTCAAAATCCTGCAATTATCAATCACTATAATATCTTTAGAAGTATTGAAGTTAGTGGTAGTGCTGCTCCTGGCTTCTCTTCGGGAGATGCGATTAAAGCGCTACAAGAAGTGGCCGCAGAAACATTGCCAAATGGTTATAGTTATGATTTCTCTGGATTGGCATTACAAGAAACCAAGTCTGGGAATATGACCGTCATGATCTTTGGCTTATGTATTTTGTTTGTATTTTTATTATTGGCAGCATTATATGAAAGTTGGTCGGTTCCATTTTCAATCTTATTATCTGTACCTCTTGGCGTATTCGGAGCGATCTTAACATTGACGTTAATTCCAACATTAGATAATAATATCTATGCTCAGATTGGTTTAGTTGCCATTATTGGTTTAGCTGCTAAAAATGCTATTCTGATTGTCGAATTTGCTAAAGAACGTGTTGACATTGGTATGAATCTATATGAAGCAACGCTAGATGCGGTTAAGCTTCGTCTGCGTCCAATTATCATGACCTCATTTGCATTCATTTTAGGTATTATACCTTTGATGTTGTCCAAAGGTGCTGGTGCCATTTCCCGTCAAACAATTGGCTGGACTGTGTTTGGTGGTATGACAGCAGCAACAATTTTAGCAATCTTTATTGTACCAGTATTATTCGTTGTGATTACACGATTGGCCTATGGTAAAAAGAAACTAGCCGAATTAGAAGCTTCCTTTGACGAGGAAAAAGCTAAAAATTTATCAGCTCATTAA
- a CDS encoding efflux RND transporter periplasmic adaptor subunit yields the protein MNKRHLLTAFFIGTTLIWQSCGNKDAQKQQAAQQAEKVVQVTFATATEEVVTGNQAYPATVKPLNESDLFAEVSGYVTKIYVTDGASVSKGQKLYEIDGTRYTAALDQARANLKIAQSNFDRVQTDLNRYQALADKDAIAKQTLDYAKTDLANQKAQIVAAQAAVTTAQTNLNRSTIRAPFAGIVGISDVRLGALVNPGTTKLNTVSSINPIAVEIQVSERDIPQFVALQKSGTASQISATLPDGTAYTSAGRIATIDRAVDPQTGTIKVRANFENPSNILRAGMNVSLNIKTNSTKEEVVIPYKAIQDQLGVFNVYVVGDSSKAEHRQVELGLKLGDKVVVKSGVKVGEKIIVDGIMNVQPGVKVTDTPPASTAAPAKK from the coding sequence ATGAATAAAAGACATTTACTAACAGCTTTTTTTATAGGAACCACTCTTATTTGGCAATCATGTGGCAATAAAGATGCGCAGAAACAACAGGCTGCACAGCAGGCGGAAAAAGTGGTTCAAGTAACCTTTGCGACGGCCACTGAAGAAGTCGTTACAGGAAATCAAGCTTACCCTGCTACAGTAAAACCGCTAAACGAATCTGATTTATTTGCTGAAGTTTCTGGTTATGTTACTAAAATATATGTTACTGATGGTGCATCTGTTTCTAAAGGTCAAAAATTATATGAAATTGATGGCACAAGATATACTGCAGCCTTAGATCAAGCAAGAGCTAATCTTAAAATTGCACAGTCAAATTTTGATCGTGTTCAAACAGACTTAAATCGCTATCAAGCATTGGCAGATAAAGACGCTATTGCTAAACAAACTCTTGATTATGCAAAAACAGATTTAGCGAATCAAAAAGCACAAATTGTAGCCGCTCAAGCAGCTGTGACAACTGCTCAAACAAACTTAAACCGTTCCACTATTCGTGCCCCGTTTGCTGGTATTGTTGGTATATCTGATGTACGCTTAGGAGCTTTGGTTAATCCTGGAACGACCAAATTAAATACAGTGTCTTCCATCAATCCAATTGCAGTAGAAATTCAAGTGAGCGAGCGTGATATCCCGCAATTTGTAGCACTACAAAAATCAGGAACTGCTTCACAAATTTCTGCAACATTACCTGACGGAACTGCATATACATCTGCTGGTAGAATTGCAACTATCGATCGTGCAGTAGATCCGCAAACAGGAACGATTAAAGTACGTGCAAATTTTGAGAATCCGAGCAATATATTAAGAGCAGGCATGAATGTATCGCTCAATATTAAGACAAACTCAACGAAAGAAGAAGTTGTCATTCCTTATAAAGCCATTCAAGATCAACTGGGTGTATTTAATGTCTATGTTGTTGGTGATAGTAGTAAAGCAGAACACCGTCAAGTAGAATTAGGTTTAAAATTAGGTGATAAAGTTGTAGTTAAATCTGGTGTTAAAGTTGGTGAAAAAATTATTGTAGATGGTATCATGAATGTACAGCCAGGGGTAAAAGTGACCGATACTCCTCCTGCAAGTACTGCCGCTCCTGCAAAAAAATAA
- a CDS encoding transposase produces MKKLAFLIASAFAITSCANSSKTNNQDDLVKIQKETIKIHDEIMPQISAFDKSVVTIDSILTNLGAIKTAKPALDTTNSRQELTQLQKKLDDATDHMMDWMKDYRSDSTTLTYANSELAKVKTMKALFETVSKEKQEILNKY; encoded by the coding sequence ATGAAAAAATTAGCTTTTTTAATTGCGTCAGCTTTCGCAATTACTTCCTGTGCCAATAGTTCAAAAACAAATAATCAAGATGATCTAGTCAAAATTCAAAAAGAGACTATAAAAATTCATGATGAGATTATGCCTCAAATAAGTGCTTTTGACAAAAGTGTAGTTACTATTGATTCTATCCTTACAAATCTTGGAGCAATAAAAACAGCTAAACCAGCTTTAGATACAACGAATAGTCGTCAAGAATTAACACAATTACAAAAGAAACTCGACGATGCTACAGATCATATGATGGACTGGATGAAAGATTATCGTTCAGACTCGACAACATTAACATATGCTAATAGTGAGTTAGCAAAAGTCAAAACCATGAAAGCATTATTTGAAACTGTATCTAAAGAAAAACAAGAAATTTTAAATAAGTACTAA